Proteins encoded together in one Halorubellus sp. JP-L1 window:
- a CDS encoding helix-hairpin-helix domain-containing protein, translating into MASEETECKGGDAAADRTALPGVDEDGADALADADIAAVDVRERAVSYRDLLAAGIGRETATALRREFSLPYSTTFGEGIEDRSDEVTGLQDGERDWVAASASDWEEMGVPEYDPVEREPEDIWADHDRPTPVTAVSGVGPADAQRLADVGVTSVRQLSFADAGLVADLLDLNVMAVRTWRFQARDRAD; encoded by the coding sequence GTGGCAAGCGAGGAAACGGAGTGCAAGGGTGGGGACGCCGCGGCCGACCGGACCGCACTCCCCGGGGTGGACGAGGACGGGGCCGATGCGTTGGCCGACGCGGACATCGCTGCGGTGGACGTCCGCGAGCGCGCGGTGAGTTACCGCGACCTGCTCGCGGCCGGAATCGGTCGCGAGACCGCGACGGCGCTCCGCCGCGAGTTCTCGCTCCCGTACTCGACGACGTTCGGCGAGGGCATCGAGGACCGCTCGGACGAGGTGACGGGCCTCCAGGACGGCGAGCGCGACTGGGTGGCGGCGAGCGCGAGCGACTGGGAGGAGATGGGCGTCCCCGAGTACGACCCCGTGGAGCGCGAACCCGAGGACATCTGGGCGGACCACGACCGCCCGACGCCGGTCACCGCCGTCTCCGGCGTCGGGCCGGCGGACGCGCAACGGCTCGCGGACGTCGGCGTGACGTCGGTCCGCCAGCTCTCCTTCGCGGACGCGGGCCTCGTCGCCGACCTCCTCGACCTGAACGTGATGGCGGTGCGGACGTGGCGGTTCCAGGCGCGCGACCGAGCCGACTGA
- a CDS encoding 3-hydroxyacyl-CoA dehydrogenase family protein: MVHALGEIDRVGVVGAGTMGSGIAQVAAQAGYDVTMRDIEREFVENGFDTIEDSLDRFVSRDSISVDEKTAILDRVEGTTALDDLGDCDVVVEAALEDMDVKQDIFGDLAEIVDDECLLATNTSTLSITTIASAIDSEARVVGLHFMNPVPVMEGVEIVEGEKSSKEALEVAHAFAEDLGKTTWESDDKPGFVANRILMPWINEGIRAFDEGVATKEDIDTGMELGTNVPMGPLTLADHIGLDICLHASETLHEELGDRYKPAYLLKRKVDAGDLGKKTGEGFYEYE; encoded by the coding sequence ATGGTACACGCACTCGGCGAGATCGATCGCGTCGGCGTCGTCGGCGCCGGCACGATGGGGAGCGGGATCGCACAGGTGGCGGCGCAGGCGGGCTACGACGTGACGATGCGGGACATCGAGCGCGAGTTCGTCGAGAACGGGTTCGACACGATCGAGGACAGCCTCGACCGGTTCGTCTCCCGCGACAGCATCAGCGTCGACGAGAAGACGGCGATCCTCGATCGCGTCGAGGGAACGACGGCGCTCGACGATCTCGGGGACTGCGACGTCGTCGTCGAGGCGGCCCTCGAGGACATGGACGTGAAACAGGACATCTTCGGGGACCTCGCCGAGATCGTCGACGACGAGTGCCTGCTCGCGACGAACACGTCGACGCTCTCGATCACGACGATCGCGAGCGCGATCGACAGCGAAGCGCGCGTCGTCGGCTTGCACTTCATGAATCCCGTACCGGTCATGGAGGGGGTCGAGATCGTCGAGGGCGAGAAGAGCAGTAAAGAGGCGCTCGAGGTCGCGCACGCGTTCGCGGAGGACCTCGGGAAGACGACGTGGGAGTCCGACGACAAGCCGGGGTTCGTCGCGAACCGCATCCTGATGCCGTGGATCAACGAGGGCATCCGCGCGTTCGACGAGGGCGTCGCGACGAAGGAGGACATCGACACGGGGATGGAACTCGGAACGAACGTCCCGATGGGGCCGCTGACGCTCGCGGACCACATCGGCCTCGACATCTGCCTGCACGCGAGCGAGACGCTCCACGAGGAGCTCGGCGACCGCTACAAGCCCGCGTACCTCCTGAAGCGGAAGGTCGACGCCGGCGACCTCGGGAAGAAGACCGGCGAGGGCTTCTACGAGTACGAGTAG
- a CDS encoding class 1 fructose-bisphosphatase, with protein sequence MPASLEATVDEVVETVAETAPDVRSGLVGRRSYRETANASGERQLAADVHADELFEERLGDIDGVGEYASEERDGVVDVGEGLSVAVDPLDGSSNLKSNNAMGTIVAVYDADLPARGEDLVAAAFVLYGPITSMTVARDGTVTEYEVVDGELRETEADVTLPEDPVVYGFGGRVPDWPADFETYAREVEQELKLRYGGAMIADVNQVLEYGGVFAYPALDSAPNGKLRLQFEGNPIGYIVECAGGASSDGTQSLLSVEPTDDVHQRVPLHVGNESLVGRLEDALD encoded by the coding sequence ATGCCGGCGAGTCTGGAAGCCACCGTCGACGAAGTCGTCGAGACCGTCGCCGAGACCGCGCCGGACGTCCGTAGCGGCCTCGTCGGCCGTCGGAGCTACCGGGAGACCGCGAACGCGAGCGGCGAACGCCAGCTCGCCGCGGACGTGCACGCCGACGAACTCTTCGAGGAGCGCCTCGGGGACATCGACGGCGTCGGCGAGTACGCGAGCGAGGAACGCGACGGCGTCGTCGACGTCGGCGAGGGCCTGTCGGTCGCGGTCGACCCGCTCGACGGCTCGTCGAACCTGAAGTCGAACAACGCGATGGGGACCATCGTCGCGGTGTACGACGCCGACCTCCCCGCGCGAGGGGAGGACCTCGTCGCGGCCGCGTTCGTACTGTACGGCCCGATCACGTCGATGACGGTGGCCCGGGACGGCACCGTCACCGAGTACGAGGTCGTCGACGGCGAACTGCGCGAGACCGAGGCGGACGTGACGCTGCCCGAGGACCCCGTCGTGTACGGATTCGGCGGTCGCGTCCCCGACTGGCCCGCGGACTTCGAGACGTACGCGCGCGAGGTCGAGCAGGAACTGAAGCTCAGGTACGGCGGTGCGATGATCGCCGACGTGAACCAGGTACTGGAGTACGGCGGCGTGTTCGCGTACCCCGCGCTCGACTCGGCGCCGAACGGGAAACTCCGCCTCCAGTTCGAGGGGAACCCGATCGGGTACATCGTCGAGTGCGCGGGCGGCGCGTCGAGCGACGGCACGCAGTCGCTGCTCTCGGTCGAACCGACCGACGACGTCCACCAGCGCGTTCCCCTCCACGTGGGGAACGAGTCGCTCGTCGGCCGTCTCGAGGACGCACTCGACTGA
- a CDS encoding NUDIX hydrolase yields the protein MVDEWEHEDDAERVATAGSLALVREGVRRPDGVHDEHAFVDAGDEDTPEAVAVVALTPDGDVVLVEQYRPTFGETCVECPAGGVREGESFAAAARRELREETGYRVASQKVDVVQTYRPMGVARVRRGVAVATDVEPTDDGADPDDDEFLDVHVVPPEDALATATAPDATGWTLTPLLLAERAGYLSAAERANDR from the coding sequence ATGGTCGACGAGTGGGAACACGAGGACGACGCCGAGCGCGTCGCGACCGCGGGATCGCTCGCGCTCGTCCGCGAGGGCGTCCGGCGCCCCGACGGCGTCCACGACGAGCACGCGTTCGTCGACGCGGGCGACGAAGACACGCCGGAAGCGGTCGCCGTGGTGGCGCTGACGCCCGACGGCGACGTGGTGCTCGTCGAGCAGTACCGGCCGACGTTCGGCGAGACCTGCGTGGAGTGTCCCGCGGGCGGCGTCCGCGAGGGCGAGTCCTTCGCTGCCGCCGCCCGCCGGGAACTCCGCGAGGAGACCGGGTACCGGGTAGCGAGTCAGAAGGTCGACGTCGTCCAGACGTACCGTCCGATGGGCGTCGCGCGCGTCCGCCGCGGCGTCGCCGTCGCGACCGACGTCGAACCGACCGACGACGGCGCGGACCCGGACGACGACGAGTTCCTCGACGTCCACGTCGTTCCACCCGAGGACGCGCTCGCGACCGCGACCGCGCCCGACGCGACCGGGTGGACGCTCACGCCGCTGTTGCTCGCAGAGCGGGCCGGTTACCTGTCGGCCGCGGAGCGCGCTAACGACCGTTAG
- a CDS encoding winged helix-turn-helix domain-containing protein, which translates to MTGEWDAETLFDVFERRTARKILALTSVEPMSAQELAERTAESEPTVYRRLDALEEHDLVEERTHVDADGNHYSEYETNLEEICFQLEDGGFTIDVTYRTELVD; encoded by the coding sequence GTGACCGGGGAGTGGGACGCCGAGACGCTGTTCGACGTGTTCGAGCGCAGGACCGCCCGCAAGATACTGGCGTTGACGTCCGTCGAGCCGATGTCCGCCCAGGAACTGGCCGAACGCACGGCCGAGTCCGAGCCCACGGTCTATCGGCGGCTCGACGCGCTCGAGGAGCACGACCTCGTCGAGGAGCGCACGCACGTGGACGCCGACGGGAACCACTACAGCGAGTACGAGACGAACCTCGAGGAGATCTGCTTCCAGCTGGAGGACGGCGGGTTCACGATAGACGTCACGTATCGCACGGAACTCGTCGACTGA
- a CDS encoding class I fructose-bisphosphate aldolase, whose amino-acid sequence MRPIDDTPLVRDGKILILAMDHGLEHGPVDFEPVPETIDPETVFDVGTHDAVTAMAVQKGVAEAYHPSYADDVNLLAKLNGTSNLWRGEPDSAVNCSVDYAAEELDADAVGFTLYGGSNEEIEMAEEFRRAQERARAHDLPMVMWSYPRGQGLRSDRDPDTIAYAARLALELGADVAKVKYPGSPEAMEWAVDAAGKTKVIMSGGSKSDDYDFLKQVEECIGAGGKGLAVGRNVFQRDNPVQILDALEKVIYEEQSAESALDAVQ is encoded by the coding sequence ATGCGACCCATCGACGACACGCCACTCGTTCGCGACGGCAAGATACTCATCCTCGCGATGGACCACGGCCTCGAACACGGCCCCGTCGACTTCGAGCCCGTCCCCGAGACCATCGACCCCGAGACGGTGTTCGACGTCGGCACGCACGACGCCGTCACCGCGATGGCCGTCCAGAAGGGCGTCGCCGAGGCGTACCACCCGAGCTACGCCGACGACGTGAACCTCCTCGCGAAGCTCAACGGTACGTCGAACCTCTGGCGGGGCGAACCCGACTCCGCCGTCAACTGCTCGGTGGACTACGCCGCCGAGGAACTCGACGCCGACGCCGTCGGGTTCACGCTCTACGGCGGGTCGAACGAGGAGATCGAGATGGCCGAGGAGTTCCGGCGCGCCCAGGAGCGCGCTCGCGCTCACGACCTCCCGATGGTGATGTGGTCGTACCCGCGAGGGCAGGGTCTCCGGAGCGACCGGGACCCGGACACGATCGCGTACGCCGCGCGACTCGCGCTCGAACTCGGCGCGGACGTCGCGAAGGTCAAGTACCCCGGGTCGCCCGAAGCGATGGAATGGGCGGTCGACGCCGCGGGGAAGACGAAGGTCATCATGTCCGGCGGCTCCAAGAGCGACGACTACGACTTCCTCAAGCAGGTCGAGGAGTGCATCGGCGCCGGGGGGAAGGGGCTCGCGGTCGGCCGGAACGTCTTCCAGCGGGACAACCCCGTCCAGATCCTCGACGCGCTCGAGAAGGTCATCTACGAGGAACAGTCCGCCGAGAGCGCGCTCGACGCCGTCCAGTAG